The sequence TTACTTCCTGATGGAATTCACATATTATGGAACGACGGGGTTTGGTGTTCGTACGAATATCGAACGGTTAGGTTTCAATGTGGATGCGCCCACTGTGTAAACGAAATGACTGGTGTCAGAGTGATTTCTCTATCTGAAATTAGTTCTGATATTCAGGCTATAGATTACATGTATATTGGCAAATATGCAGTCCAGTTCTTATGGACGGATCTACACACAACAGGTATTTATCCTTTTGAAACTCTTCGCAAG is a genomic window of SAR202 cluster bacterium containing:
- a CDS encoding DUF971 domain-containing protein, with product MNIPEEIKLLPDGIHILWNDGVWCSYEYRTVRFQCGCAHCVNEMTGVRVISLSEISSDIQAIDYMYIGKYAVQFLWTDLHTTGIYPFETLRKLCETQNQ